AACAAAAGTAAGAACTTACAAATGATAGACAATATTAAAACTGAATCTTACATCATGTTGATAATTATTTGGCGTGACTCTGCCCGCAGTCCATATCTGCAAGCACTAGTTTCCATATTGGCTTCAGTACCTTGAATAGGTCTCCAATTATCATCGTTATCCATATTGGCCCTGGTGCCCTGGGATCTAGTCTCCATCGAAAGCATCTCTAAAGATATTTTCTGTAGATAATCATTCTGAAATAAGGAAATATCAGATTAAACATCAGCCTTTCATATTGTATGTGTTTgtaaacataattataaattgataattctaaAATCAAATGCATACCAGGCTCGTTGAAGCAGTAAAAAACCTCTCTTCAAACCATTGAGCAATCATTTGAAGTTCCTCTTGACCAGAAACAGGAAGAAGTTTTTCAAACGTGCCCATTCtgtagaaaataaagaaaagcggtttaataactaaattaatatcTTCAAAATCATGTAGCGGGCCTTGCTTCTTCCACCATCAACGTATTCTccactttttatcttttaatttctgtTCATATTCTTATGCTCTATAATTTTCGGTTCAATTATAATCTAATCCATTTCCATTCATAGTTATGTTCTTGTTAGTGATTTTATTATGCtagattgaattttaaattgtttttggatTGACTTCTAGATCCTACGCTACACTTGTTCCAATTCTTATGATTAGAATCATTGATTCAAGCCTCTCAAGAATTGATTTCAAGTTTTAAGTCAAAGATAGATTCAACTCCAATAGTTATCTTGCTTCATATGAATTTAAGCTTCCTTTTCATATATGAACTCTATCAGAAACATGAGAGAAAAATTCTACTAACAGTAGTACTATATCCATCTGCCAAACATTCTCTATGAAGAGAAAATATGTATAAGCTATTTAAGAGAAAAATACACAATCCTAATCAGTATGCAAAGAcaaacattttttcttaaatattagtTTGGAGAAAAAATGAACAGATTTAATTATGTTTCTGTACTATGAACCAGAAATTTGAGCACATGTTTTCACAATATGACTCTGCCTATCAATGTTCTTTCATATACATTCATTTATCATTTCAGATGTTGGCAATCATCTATTGTggaacaaaagtaaaaaattacgAATGATAAAAACTGAATCTTACATCTTCTTGACAATTCTTTTCCGTGACTCTGGCTGCAGCTCATCTCTCCAATCACGATTGGCTTCAGTACCTTGATTAGGTCTCCCATTATCGTTATCCATCTAATTTTTATCAACAGAAACACCAACACCACACTATTCTTGTCAAATCCGATTCCGGAAGAAGGTGCAAAACATGAATACAAAGacgaatataaatataagaaatattagGAAAACCTATAATGCATgcaaaaacattaattttataaggAATACAGATATGGATGGTATGGTAATCAATTGTAAAAGTCAATAACAacaaaattccaattttacataaaatatttccTCATTTGACGATGGTGTTCGTTCTGATTCCCTTCAAAGATGTCGATTAATGATTCAAACGAGAAGCGTCCCCTTTTACTCGCTCTTTCGATTAAACCGTTATAATGAGAAAAGAGAGATGATAAATCCGACATTAGAAAACGGACCTGACGGTGGTGGCGGTTTCGGCAATTTTCCGGCGATGGCGTGGGCACTGTTACAGATTGCGTGTGTGAATTGTAAGCTTCAACTGTACTGTAGGTAACTTCAAATGGGTGCAAAagctttatttattaatggttgTTTCTGACTTGtctaaatttctaaatttattaatttattacatataaaatataataaaatataatacaaacaaaaatatttgaatcATTGAAATCTAACAATCCTAACACTACTACTCACTCAGCTGAAATTCAtgtgaaaattaaaagattatttcaaattcaaaattttaagataatgatGTAtccatgttttgttttttgtgttgttcttaTGTTTATTCTTATTCAACTTGAGATCAAACTTATACTTGAAATTCTTAAAGTAGAGTTACTACTGCAATTAAGCATAAGCCATTAGTAAAAATCTATGCAGAAACAAAAGATAGAgagaaaaaagacaaaaacaaataacGTTTAGCAAATGTATATGAAACACACATTACAATTGCAAACTTCAAAAACTGTGTGATATGTTTCTCCATCGCAAGCTAAGTTAAGGCTCTGTTTAGATAAAAGTTGAAAGTGTTTTAGAAATTCTAATTTACATTCCCAAATTTCAAGGCACgaaatgataaataaagaaagaatttgttGCTTTAAAAGTAAGAGCACTGGAATCACAAGGTGCTTTGAATTGTTCAGTCATGAAAAGTGAATGCTAATGCTCTTTCTGGAGTAATTGGATAAAAGTCCATCTATATATCTTGTGCTGAAATTCaactatttattaataaattaggGCAACTTGGTCATGGATTTTCTGATATTTAGGCGAATTTAGGCTTAATTagcaattcaaattttatatttagaactttaatttgattttgtctctatattattttttactcaattgAGTTCGTATATTTTAGAAAGagttaattgagtttttatttttataaaaatactcATTATGTGAAATTGATGTTAGTTTCATTTAGAAATGATACATATCAAAATCTGAGTTTATAACGTGTCAAATTCTGAATCATTTTCTAGGAAGGTGACACATATCAAAACCACAAGAATTTCAAAGATGATTTATTGACAAATGACAAATATagattttaatacattatactTTTAAATGGTGTCAATGCCAATTTAACTCAAGGAGCATGTTAAGTCTTCTTTCAGAAGTAGACATTcaattgagtaaaaaaataaaatataaggactAAAATGAGTCAAAAAGCCATATATAAAgatcaaattactaattaagctAAGATATATAGAGAAATCATTAAATAAGCTAAAATTTAAGATGTTAGGTGGAATATGTGAATGGTTTTGATCTATTGCACCTCAATTCTCTAAAGGGAAAAGTGGAATGAATCTAAATGAAGATAAAATTGTGGCTTAATGAGCGGTGGGAATTGGGTGGAGAACTTTTATTCGATACGTTGCAATCAGTTGGCCTGgaacaaatatatatacaagatttaaattaaattaggtgGCTAGAGTCAATGTTAAGTTTGAAAAAACTGAAGTCTTCACCCACCAACTTGTCAAGTTAATTTGAAGTTGTCAGTATCCTTATGTTCAGGAGCAACACTCATAAAGTTTGACTTATTAAATATCATGGTGAAGATAAAAAAGCTCTTCATTCGTAACTCTTAAGTCTGtttaaagaagataaaaaagcTCTGCATATATTTCAACCCCATGTGAAAACTATTAATCTCTTACACACTCAATGTatctttatgttttatgatgTTAAATAGGACTCAAATCTAAATATGATGCAGAAGTAAAGTAGCTTTTAGTACTTGTTGGAAGTTCCACATTGACTAAAGATAaaaccaattcacaatatataaatgggtGCAATCCTTATCTTACAAACTGGTTTTGTgagattaaattagatttaaattccacttctaacatggtatcatgTCCCACGCACAAACACaatatatataagtgggtgcaatcctcacctGTTCCAGAACAGTACTCAATTTATCTTCCCAGCAGATTCTATATGCAAGAAAAGTTTGTATAGTGGAATATCCATTCTGTTTTCCCTGTGTGAGGAAGGCATAAAAGAAGCCCTTTTCTTGTCACTATCCCTTTATTGTCAAGGATTTGATCCCAAGCCAACATGAACACAAGCAAATTCACAGAAGTTATTACTTATCCATCAAAACTCAGAATTCCTTGCTATGTATATGTACTGATATTCAATGGTTTCAGTCGCTTGTGTCCAAAACTTTGTATTGGTTGTtgtgacaataaataaaatgaggCTAATGTTGAGAGAAAGAGGTCCAACCCTAAGAAAAGGGAAAGGTTTgaggaaagaaaagaagagggGACCTCACATTTTGCTCTTAGTATTATTAGATCATTAGCCCTTTTGAGAGGTAGATGCTGATTTATGGCTTGTCTAAAGaagcaaaaaattataatagttttAGCTTTAATTATTATGGAAACTTACCTAACATTTTCCATACAGATCCAACTCTGTCACGTAATCCAGCAAACACAGTCTTTATGCATGAACTAATAACAATTCCATTTGAAAAGAGAAACAATAATTCTACTTTACTGAGAGAAAGAATGtcgaatttggattctctgttaaattttttatgttgtttctATACTATGACATTGACACCGAAAGGAATCATAATATACGAACATCAGTATTTCTAATGTTCAGTACAAGACAGCACAAAAGAATTTAGTAGAAAATCTGGACTCTGcgaattttcttttatgaagGGTGTTTTGGAAATTATATTCCTCTGTGGAATCATGCATGATGCTACATGTGAAGTGGGACAGAAGAAACATTTGATAGGTGGAGCCCTTTAAGAAGAAAGTTGGAATTGGCTGTCTCTCTATAAAGgactttttcattttatatttatgctTTTCTAGTCTATGAAAGTACATCAAACTGCCTTCTGAAATTCCTAGAATAGGCTTCAATTATATATctgttcaagaaaaaaaaaaaacagtgtaTCATATCATGttcagaaaaatattatttgggGAAGGTGAATTaaagggaaaagaaagaacCTGTACTTCGACTGTGTGACAAGGAAGAGTTTTTCATGTTCCTGATTATACTAATAACTTTCATTCGTCTATGATGTTAACATAACAATGATGTCTAGAAGGAAAGCACTGCAATATGGGACTTTTTAAATTTCAACAGGAACTTGTATCATGATTCATGGAGGTTCTGAAACATGGTTTTATTCTGAAAGGTTGAGAAATATGAAGTGTCTTAATGTAGTTGGTGATATTGCTTCGTGTGTACACTAGTCTTTTGCAGCAACTATACATCTCCAGTGTTAGTATAACATCGAAAGTTATTGATTGACAGAAATGACATTTTCTTTAACAGTTCatagaaaatgattttaaagtaatgtttatactattttaatgtCAAAATTATTAAGGAATCGAGTGTTTCTTTTAGGATCAAATTCACATTTCAAgtctttttatcattaaaatgacttataaatcaaataaacatgatgtgtttttttcttctttctatataATAAGTATGATGTATAAAGCTGACAAAGATACCATCATGCAGCAAAGCAATAAATAAAGTTCCACACCATACACCAATTTTAATGGCAGTAATCTTTTTATAACAGTTAATCATTAtgcattaaaattgatatatgaaaaaatgaaagtatTCTTTGGGACAATGTAGGGGGACAAATCAATTTTCGATCACGActtaaacattattaaaaagGACAAAGATGGAAGAGTTTCTGTATAGACACAACAAATCCACCAACTCATGGATTAAGAAATTTAGAACAACGCACTTTTAGTAAGTCATGCATTATTATTCTGAATTTCAAAAGCATGTCACTGATCTTACATTGGATTTTACTCAGCTAGCTATAAACCATGGACATGAAAAAaccggaaaaaaaaaaagcagacCCCAGGACAAGAAACGTAAAAAGACAAGTGGAAGACAAAGAAAGGTAAGAAAAAAAACAGCAATGGGTTATGAGGAAGCAAAAGTTGTACATGGGTGTTCCTCATATGTTGCTATCAAAAGACATAACTCATTCTCTGTAAGCACAAACGGATGTCTTGCTTTTTAGGTCTTGCTATATTAAGACATTGTAACTGTAAAATAGTGATGCCTAGCTACTAACTGGTGGCTACTACTTCCATacataacacacacacacacacgcaccaGCATTTATTGTTCTTACATcacttatatataaatttcatctATCTTTTTGTCAAACCAAATTTTGATCAAACCCTTTTGCAAGTTTCTTCCTAGGTAGAAGTAGATGGAGCTTGTGTGGTCAGAGCCACATCCATCATCTGAAAATGATCTGAACGTTCCATTTTCAGAGAATCCTCCACCTTGCTCAAAGCCAGTGCTACCTTCCATGGATATccaaaaggagaagaaggaggacCAAGAACATCACTATGAGTCAAAGCCTGAACTCAACCTCATCAACTGCATAGATACAAATTTGTGCATGAACTCTTCTTCAGAATCATGTCATGGAGGAGGACACGGTGATGAATTGGAGCCAAGGATATTCTCATGCAACTACTGCCAAAGGAAGTTTTATAGTTCGCAGGCACTTGGGGGACACCAGAATGCGCATAAGCGTGAAAGAACTTTGGCAAAAAGAGGACACAAAGCTGGTGCTGCAGTTCCAATAGATTTTGCACACAGGTATTCTAGCATGGCTTCTCTGCCTCTGCATGGCTCCTATAATAGGTCACTGGGAATTCAGGCACATTCTATGATCAACAAACGCTCTTTTCAAACACAAACACCAGGTTTTTGTCTGTCACATTCTCATGCTCAAAACTGCTCTCAGAAGCGGCCTTTGTACTACTCACAACAAGCAACTGGGGCAGAATCTgaatcacccttggatggtacCATCCAACGGCTAGGGAAGTTTTGTCCAAGGCTGATGCCAGAGGGATTTGGAAGCTACTGGTTGGATAGTGTTCACCATTTGAAGACTAAACAAGAGGAGTTGCACAAGCTTGACTTGTCCCTTAAACTCTAAGTGCAACCAAACCTTCATATGAATTGTGTCTTTTCTCTTTCCAACAAGAGATctctatcttttctttttctgtttctgCTCTTGTATCACACTAGTTGCAGCAGCTGTAAATGCATTTTAGCCGCATAAAAACGAAAGTTCGTGTCTTGATATCATTTGCTTTGATTTGAATTAATGGATTCTTCTGGGATTTCAATAGCATTAGTCAATTGATGCTCTCTCGTGACATAATAGACTTAGCAGGGTAGGAAAGTTAGGTGAACTAAATCTTAAACTAAATGCAGCCAAATCAATGTTCTCTCTCTACACTCATTTGAGCCGTTTAAAGTTTGATTCCACAGATATCCGTTTAAGGGTCTGCATGTGTCAGAAACATAAGCAAGGTTCTTAGTATATTAATTGGTGGAGTTGATTCACTTGGGCAATCATATTTTAAACGTATTCTGTTCAAGATTGTATCTTGTTATGTGTTAGTGCTATCTTACTTTTGGACAGTGCTGTATGCACTGTACTCCCATATCATCACTCATGTGTGGGCTATTTCAGTTTCCTTTCTTAGTCccattaaggaaaaaaaaagacagaTAAACAATGTCTGAAGATCATTGTTATATAAATGTGACATCAATGTaatcaatacaaaaaattaataccacttttaattaaaaacctCAATATATTCATGGGTTAAAAAATATGACATCATTAGaatttatataagaaattgatatcatttttaatttaaaatctctacattatatttatgaatatctTTCTTCATATATCGTGTTTAACTTTATCGATTttagtcaatgtgagacttaaatttaaaaaatatttgatcgCAATTAGTTTTGAAGGTGGGAACTGTTGGGATGAAGGTATATCTGTCTGACATTTTGGGTGACAAAGGGCCAAAGTAGAGACGTGGATACTGGTGAGTGTGATTGTTATAAATTCTTATGCAAGATTGGTCCACCAAATGTACATAAAATTGAATGGTTGTGATTATGCAAGCGACTACCACTTTGACCCACCTGCAGTTGGAGAAATGGACCTTCTGTATTGTTTTGAAAGAAGTAGGTGAGGCAAAGACATGTGAAAGTAAGCTTTCACATCATTTCAAAAGAAATCTTTAATTATTCATAAGCTTCTATTAATTTTGATGCCCTTGATTTCTAGGGGACCCCACAATGTTGCTCCATATCTGCTGATGTTTACAACCTAATCTGGTGTTAATGATGAAATAAGTTGTGTGATGATGGGCTAAGTAACTGAAACATGTAGTGATTAAAACAGTTAACAATCATAGTAATCTCAAACTAACATAACAGGACATGGTGGTGAAGAGACAGAGGGAATATGTTTGATGTTTGTAGCCATGAATGAGAATCTGGTATCTTGGTTGGTTGGGCTGTCTATTTTGGTTGTGGTGGCATGCCTCAGTCTTCACCgcaccattttttttcattaaaatattgaGAGAACCTTCACTTTTGCCTCTCCTCCAagaaagagtgaaacactttaatttcattaaaacatgGACCACTGGGtgctatctttttttttttttttctgggatTAGGTTCAGTTTTGAAGCAAAAACTGCGTCTTGTTTGTTCATAAGATCTTATATGATAATCAAAGTCGAGATAGTCGGTCGCATTCGGTGAATGTAGGCTAAGGAATTTGATTTGACATCAACATCTCAGTTAGGCTCCTCAGACTGTATCATAGTATGCTacgttttttgttttattcttccTCCACTATCCTACGTACTATGCTTTTTATCAcccaaacattttttatttactattttcatGTTTGTTGCTTCTTCTTGTTCTTTTCGGTGTGTCTAAGATTTTCCACTTcagattttttattgatttttcttaaagatataagagaaaaacattaaagaaaaatttagcagaagttaaattctaaattattatCCGACctatttgataaaagaaaattagttactattaacaatttagatattaatttattaattaaatttgtttgataATTAAAACAGTTTTAAACACTACATCTAATTTCTagattaataactaaaataatttctattataaattggtcactggtattaattactaaaattttgactattaaaatcatttatatcaaattaaaaaattagttactaaattagtctttaggtaataaaattagtaacttgataatttttatgaaatgagtttaaaatattatatacttcattggaaaattttactccaGATCTAAACACTTTAACAGCAAATGGGTATATTGGAAATTTTAACTAAGgcttttatatattgtaaatgtGGATGAGATATTTAAAAAACTGTATCAAATCAATAAATCCAAATTGAATCCGTATGGGCTACAAAGGTTTTCTTTTAAACGGAGAAATAGATTTTGGGCCTTCAACTTTGCTAGCAACCCACAAAGGTGCATTGGGCTGGACCATGCCATGTTTCGTATCTTAAGCTCTCTATGGATGTTTTATTATGCAACCCATAAATGTGCCGTTAGATTGTGAAATACTACAAAtctaaataattgattataaatgaaatttgaCATTCACCCATGGTATAAaatatatggttaaatatgtttttgtccctcaattTTCAGTAAATACTGGAATTAGTTCATCCTCGAAACTTTGGTCCAATTTAGTCTCCTAACTTCTGGGTGAATTGAATCTTTCcaagaaaattttgttaagtttatttaacgttttaaacaCATTCCATGATAGCATTTGAGATGTTCACaacgtttgacatatttttgcttcaatattaGTTAAGAAACTATAATGAAACGCATATGAAACGTCAagtaaacttaacaaaatttggttaaaaggattaaatccacGCAATTTTAAAGTTTGGAGACTATATTGGACCAAAGTTTCGAAgattgactaatttcaattttcactaaaagtagaggtaccaaaaacatatttaaccctaaaatatatcaatggtttctttctcttttgcaTGGTTAGGCAAGAAATTAACTAACAAGCATATTTACAGTATACGTCATATCAAAAGGGaattaaaactgaaatatttaatatgggtttatttcataatatataatatataagtctatttataaatttcaaaagtttaactttttattttttaaatgagatTTTTGTATGGCACAATATTTAAGATCATGAAACTTGATCTTCAGGTGActgagttttttattttaaagtacaCAATACTTATTCATTTAAATCTTGattaatggatttttttttcggcagagtcttttattttatatatatatatatatatatatatatatatatatatatatattaattcatgTGATATTTTATTCTGTTTTTTCTCTCACCATTCCTTGTTGCATACGTGACACATTGCTGCATGCACCAAGATAAAAATGACGTTTATGCTTACCAATTTGGTTTTTTACTCCTTGTCGTTAGTTTTATTAACAATACTTAATTTGAGTAATGTTGATGCCAGCAAATGTAAATTTTTACGACATCATGTGAACCTACACACTATGTTCTCTTTCTCTGTCTCTTCTACTGTTTTGTTTCCCCCATATTTTTCTGCTTTtcccatgttttttttttcatagtacatatttattattttttttaaagaaaaataaaaataattgccATTGGTTTCTAACTATCCATGCTTCAACGAAAACATGAAGCATGGATTGAGTTTTGTAATTCACACATCTTGGCGTTGTGAATTGTATATTTGAGTTAAAATGTCAAACTCATATGACAGAAGTTGGAAATGGGTGATGCCAGTTAAGCAAGAAATTTGCGAATTTGGTTCCCCATGATCGTGAACTTACTTCAAGTAACACTTACGTGTAAGACAAAAGAATTTACCTAATTAAGATTTGTTGGGACATCTTGATGTgactttttcattcaattattaTAAGGATTTCTACTAATGCCAGATTAAGGTATATGTTTTAGTTAACCTTCAAAAATCttcaaacacatttttcaaGCCAAAGATATTTCACCATCCCTTTTCGGGTATCATACACACtcttatctttagtcgataTCAGAGATATATTCATTTTGTACATAAAACAAGAAATTAGTGGATGGTCTGTTAACGATCTGATTTTGGATGGAATaaaatgtccaagaaagttcgCTAGGATAGATTCTAACTTgagttttaagtctaactcaacctcacaaaaccggtttgtaaggtgaggattgcacccatttatatatattgtgaattgatcttatctctaatcgatgtaAGACTtccaacaattataaaaaaaatattaattcttttattttcattattaaaagcATGTTCgaatataatttataagaaCTTTTTGGATTTTAGTTACTGagtatattttaatcaaatgaaagacTTTTCTAATTTCACTTTTAAATgggttaaaaaatataagagtatttttttcttttttctttggaaCTCGgtgtaagaaaataaatatttataattttgacttCTAAACATAAAAACTTTTGGAGTTACCGGATCAATACTAATATTCATGAGTTTAAGTAATCAGTATTATGAACATGGAGAAATTATGGGTGTGAGAGAAAAATTAAGTACAATGCAATTATTGTCAATGATAAGTTATTATCTTtgatatataaaagtaaaatgaaaagataaatcTTTTTGAAATTGAGGAGATAACTATATTTGGTTACTTTCTCTACTTTGATAGTATATGGGTACGTTCATTCATCTCACACGTACATGTTCATATGATGGTGATGTTATTTTGCTACATATATATATCATTGAtgattttttgtataattattgtTGCTATATATCTTGAGCACTGCGTGTGTTATCATTATCTCTCAATGATAAAGTGAGATgttaatatttttggctctataTACTTATTTCCAAATTAAACTACTACCACAATTGAATTAGTAGTGTTAATTTCTATGAGTGATTAAGAGAGTGAATTTAATTCATATAAGTTAGCTTACCacataattagaaaaaaaataatcaacttaactttttttgtttttaagttaaaaattttgtaattcagttcaatttattaattatatgtttatgatttaatgaatattttttacaatttattttataatttattgaagtataataaaagtaaactcaaatt
This region of Vigna unguiculata cultivar IT97K-499-35 chromosome 5, ASM411807v1, whole genome shotgun sequence genomic DNA includes:
- the LOC114185863 gene encoding zinc finger protein 1-like, which codes for MELVWSEPHPSSENDLNVPFSENPPPCSKPVLPSMDIQKEKKEDQEHHYESKPELNLINCIDTNLCMNSSSESCHGGGHGDELEPRIFSCNYCQRKFYSSQALGGHQNAHKRERTLAKRGHKAGAAVPIDFAHRYSSMASLPLHGSYNRSLGIQAHSMINKRSFQTQTPGFCLSHSHAQNCSQKRPLYYSQQATGAESESPLDGTIQRLGKFCPRLMPEGFGSYWLDSVHHLKTKQEELHKLDLSLKL
- the LOC114183935 gene encoding mediator of RNA polymerase II transcription subunit 15a-like, which produces MDNDNGRPNQGTEANRDWRDELQPESRKRIVKKIMGTFEKLLPVSGQEELQMIAQWFEERFFTASTSLNDYLQKISLEMLSMETRSQGTRANMDNDDNWRPIQGTEANMETSACRYGLRAESRQIIINMIMASLKRHLPVSGHEGLHEIQKIAQRFEEKIFTAATSRPDYLRKISSKMLLMETGSSGSN